From one Magnolia sinica isolate HGM2019 chromosome 18, MsV1, whole genome shotgun sequence genomic stretch:
- the LOC131232435 gene encoding protein GRAVITROPIC IN THE LIGHT 1, whose amino-acid sequence MLPTGLKENQSRENNNQKVHPQPMEEMANQDAMETLVSKIFTNISSLKSAYIQLQTAHTPYDPDKIQAADKLVIEELKNLSELKHSYRDSNPKPTSASSQDSRLVAEIQEQQSLLKTYEVMVKKFQSQIQTKDSEILQLQQQIQESNQRRMKLEKSLKQRGLQGKESEESEVENGFFSMELTPSLFSSAVEATYKSIHDFSKPLINLMKAAGWDLDAAAGAIQPDAVYMKRAHKKYAFESHICQRMFSGFHEESFSVKSDDLTFSKDSFFHQFLALRAMDPLDVLSQNPDSIFGKFCRGKYLSVIHPKMEASFFGNLDQRNHVSSGGHPRTPFYQAFLKLAKSVWLLHRLAFSFDPTVTVFQVRKGTEFSEIYMESVVKNMIIGEGDQRPKVAFMVMPGFRIGGSVIQCQVYLLGAKCAE is encoded by the coding sequence ATGCTACCCACAGGATTGAAAGAAAATCAAAGCCGTGAGAACAATAACCAAAAGGTCCATCCTCAACCCATGGAAGAGATGGCAAATCAGGATGCCATGGAAACCCTGGTATCAAAGATTTTCACAAACATCTCCTCTTTGAAATCAGCCTATATCCAGCTCCAAACCGCTCATACCCCTTATGACCCAGACAAGATCCAAGCTGCTGATAAGCTTGTAATCGAAGAGCTCAAGAACCTCTCTGAGCTCAAGCATTCCTACAGGGATAGCAACCCAAAACCCACTTCTGCTTCATCACAGGATTCCCGATTAGTTGCAGAAATCCAAGAACAACAGAGCCTGTTGAAGACCTACGAAGTGATGGTGAAAAAATTTCAGTCCCAGATTCAGACAAAAGATTCCGAGATTCTCCAACTACAGCAGCAAATCCAGGAATCGAACCAGCGGAGGATGAAACTCGAGAAGAGTCTCAAGCAGAGGGGCTTACAAGGCAAAGAATCAGAAGAATCAGAAGTGGAAAATGGATTCTTCTCTATGGAATTAACCCCGAGTCTATTTTCCTCCGCTGTAGAAGCAACCTACAAATCCATCCATGATTTCTCAAAGCCATTGATCAATCTGATGAAAGCAGCGGGGTGGGACCTCGATGCAGCTGCAGGCGCAATCCAACCTGATGCCGTTTACATGAAAAGGGCCCACAAGAAGTATGCATTTGAATCCCACATCTGCCAAAGAATGTTCAGTGGGTTTCATGAGGAAAGCTTCTCTGTTAAGTCAGATGATCTCACATTCTCAAAGGACAGTTTCTTCCATCAGTTCCTTGCGCTGAGGGCAATGGATCCATTGGATGTTCTGAGCCAGAACCCAGATTCCATTTTCGGGAAATTCTGCCGGGGCAAGTACCTATCGGTCATTCATCCGAAGATGGAGGCTTCTTTCTTTGGGAATTTGGATCAGAGGAACCATGTGTCGAGCGGTGGACATCCACGGACACCCTTCTACCAGGCCTTTCTGAAGCTAGCCAAATCGGTTTGGCTATTGCACAGACTTGCGTTTTCTTTTGATCCCACAGTGACAGTCTTTCAGGTGAGGAAGGGGACGGAGTTCTCAGAGATTTATATGGAAAGCGTTGTGAAAAACATGATCATAGGCGAGGGAGATCAAAGGCCAAAGGTGGCATTTATGGTCATGCCTGGTTTTCGGATTGGGGGTAGTGTGATACAATGCCAGGTTTATCTTTTGGGTGCTAAGTGTGCCGAATGA
- the LOC131233490 gene encoding pentatricopeptide repeat-containing protein At4g25270, chloroplastic: METLQAFPPISFCLCSSSKTKKIKRRQLRNHPQQSSSITTTATTITDLSSFSKPSSPTPLLVNQSPQSQTKHQALDQIVQEIRASLDRHIKIEPKIYSSLLETCFRMQSLHHGIIIHRLIPPTLLRKSVDLSSKLLRLYASFGLVDEAHKLFDRMPQRHATAFAWNSLISGYAELGLYEDAMALYYQMEEDKVEPDRFTFPRVLKACAGLGSIQVGEAVHRHIVRSGFADDPFVLNALIDMYAKCGDIVGARKVFDTISHRDMISWNSMLVGYARHGLLVEALCIFRQMTAAGFEPDSVAISTILTRFAASRLGLEIHSWVIRRGLDQNLSVANSLISMYGVMGQLHHAFEVFEGMGERDTVSWNAIISAHGKHGRQALMIFQQMENSGVSPDDITFISLLSACAHSGAVEEGRQLFAKMEETYGIKPWMEHCACMVNLLGRAGFIDEAYDFITKRMAFEGGPTVWGALLHACSVHGNVGVGEIAAERLFELEPDNAHNFDLMMKIYVDAGRWEDEERVRKMMRNRGLDT; the protein is encoded by the coding sequence ATGGAGACTCTGCAAGCTTTCCCTCCAATTTCCTTTTGCCTCTGCAGCTCTTCCaaaaccaagaagatcaaacgccGACAGCTAAGAAACCACCCACAACAAAGCTCCAGCATCACCACCACAGCAACAACCATAACTGATCTCTCTTCCTTCTCAAAACCATCTTCTCCGACTCCTCTCCTCGTTAACCAATCTCCACAATCCCAAACCAAACACCAAGCGCTCGATCAAATCGTCCAAGAAATCCGAGCCTCTCTCGACCGCCATATCAAAATCGAACCCAAGATCTACTCCTCTCTCCTCGAGACATGCTTCCGCATGCAATCCCTCCACCACGGCATCATCATCCACCGCCTCATTCCCCCCACCCTCCTCCGCAAGAGCGTCGACCTCTCATCCAAGCTCCTCCGCTTGTATGCCTCCTTCGGCCTCGTTGATGAAGCCCACAAGCTGTTCGACCGAATGCCGCAGCGGCATGCGACTGCGTTTGCTTGGAATTCTCTCATTTCTGGCTATGCCGAACTGGGTCTCTACGAAGACGCAATGGCCCTTTATTACCAAATGGAGGAAGACAAGGTCGAGCCCGACCGATTTACCTTCCCACGAGTGCTCAAGGCGTGTGCGGGACTCGGATCGATCCAGGTTGGCGAGGCCGTCCATCGGCACATAGTCCGTTCTGGATTTGCTGATGATCCATTTGTCCTCAATGCGCTCATTGACATGTATGCCAAATGCGGTGACATTGTAGGAGCTCGGAAGGTCTTTGATACGATCTCTCACAGGGACATGAtttcatggaattcaatgttgGTGGGTTACGCCAGACATGGACTTTTAGTTGAAGCTCTTTGCATCTTCCGTCAGATGACTGCGGCAGGTTTTGAACCGGATTCGGTGGCCATCTCTACAATTCTCACCAGATTTGCAGCTTCAAGGCTTGGATTAGAGATTCACAGCTGGGTTATTAGGCGGGGACTCGATCAGAATCTATCTGTAGCCAATTCATTGATTAGCATGTATGGGGTGATGGGCCAGCTGCATCATGCATTTGAAGTGTTTGAAGGAATGGGGGAAAGAGATACAGTGTCCTGGAATGCTATCATTTCAGCTCATGGTAAACATGGAAGGCAAGCACTAATGATTTTCCAGCAGATGGAGAATTCAGGAGTATCTCCAGATGACATTACATTCATTTCATTGCTGTCTGCCTGCGCACATTCAGGTGCCGTAGAAGAGGGGCGACAGCTGTTTGCAAAGATGGAAGAGACGTATGGAATAAAGCCATGGATGGAGCATTGTGCATGCATGGTGAACCTCTTGGGAAGGGCGGGGTTCATTGACGAAGCATATGACTTCATTACAAAGAGGATGGCCTTTGAGGGCGGGCCAACGGTGTGGGGAGCTTTGCTGCACGCTTGCTCGGTCCACGGGAATGTCGGTGTGGGTGAGATTGCTGCTGAGAGGCTGTTTGAGCTGGAACCTGACAATGCACATAATTTCGACCTTATGATGAAGATCTATGTGGATGCAGGGAGATGGGAAGATGAGGAGAGGGTGAGAAAGATGATGAGGAATAGAGGTTTGGATACTTAG